Proteins from a genomic interval of Medicago truncatula cultivar Jemalong A17 chromosome 3, MtrunA17r5.0-ANR, whole genome shotgun sequence:
- the LOC25480121 gene encoding probable E3 ubiquitin-protein ligase RHC1A: MMSRRATFWCHTCREPILLAGRDAVCPYCDGGFVQEMHENRGLASSSQLEEFQDDPDIFDAIHAVVSQRGSVPRIGFRDAIDSYMRQRMDGRTTNFDVRRRSVSGSVPEQTWGVFSSSGRYLIFQGQTPTSRGDPRRSDFGGYFMDHGLDELIEQLNTNGCGPAPASRSSIEAMPTIKITQAHLHSDSHCPICIERFELGSKAREMACKHIYHSDCIVPWLIQHNSCPVCRVELPPHGRGSRNWGGRNDNSTGQNNNGRGRRNPFSFLWPFRSSNSNTNH; the protein is encoded by the coding sequence ATGATGTCAAGGAGGGCAACATTCTGGTGTCATACATGCAGGGAGCCAATCTTGCTTGCAGGGAGGGATGCAGTTTGCCCTTACTGCGATGGAGGATTTGTGCAAGAAATGCATGAGAATCGAGGACTTGCATCGTCATCACAGTTGGAAGAGTTTCAAGATGATCCTGATATTTTCGATGCTATACATGCTGTTGTAAGTCAAAGAGGTTCTGTACCAAGAATTGGGTTTAGAGATGCTATTGATAGTTACATGAGGCAGAGAATGGATGGAAGAACCACAAACTTTGATGTCAGAAGGAGATCTGTTTCTGGttctgttcctgaacaaacttgGGGTGTTTTTAGTTCTTCTGGTCgttatttaatatttcaagGTCAAACACCTACTTCTAGAGGTGATCCTAGACGCTCTGATTTTGGTGGCTACTTTATGGATCACGGACTAGATGAACTTATCGAACAACTCAATACAAACGGTTGTGGTCCAGCCCCGGCCTCACGATCTTCAATTGAAGCAATGCCTACCATTAAGATCACACAAGCACATCTTCACTCCGATTCACATTGTCCAATTTGTATAGAAAGGTTTGAACTCGGTTCTAAGGCAAGGGAGATGGCATGTAAGCATATTTACCACTCGGACTGCATTGTTCCTTGGTTAATTCAGCATAATTCATGTCCTGTATGCCGTGTTGAGCTGCCGCCTCATGGACGTGGTAGTCGAAACTGGGGAGGAAGGAATGACAATAGTACTGGTCAAAACAATAATGGCCGAGGAAGGAGAAATCCATTTTCCTTTTTGTGGCCATTTCGTTCTTCCAATTCAAATACTAATCATTGA